GCTGGCGCGCACGCTCGAGGCCATCGCCCGTGACGGGGCGGACGTGTACTACCGTGGCTGGATCGCCGACAGCATCGCCGCCGAGGAGCAGCGCGGTGGCGGGATCATCACGAAGGCCGACCTCGCGGGGTACACGCCGCGCTGGCGCAAGCCGCTGGTCTGGACGTACCGCGACTACACGCTCGTCGGCATGCCGCCGTCGTCATCGGGCGGCGTGACCATGGCCGAGACGATGAACATCATCGAGCACGAGCGGCGCATGCCGGCGTTCGGCAGCGTGGCCTACCTCCACCTGATGGGCGAGGCGTACCAGCGCGCCTTCATCGACCGCAACAGCAAGCTGGCGGACCCGGACTTCTTCCCGGTGCCGATGGCGCAGCTCACGAGCAAGGACTACGCCGCGCGGCTCTTCGGCCAGATCGACCGCACCAAGGCGACGCCGACGCCCGTGACGACGGCGCAGATGGCGGAGGCGATCCACACCACGCACTACTCGGTGGTGGACGGCGACGGCAGCGCGGTGGCCACCACGACCACGCTCAACAACTCGTGGGGCAGCGGCGTGTACCTGGCGAGTGTCGGCTTCATGATGAACGACGAGATGGACGACTTCGCGGTGCAGCCGGGGAAGGCGAACATGTTCGGGCTGGTGCAGGGTGAGGCGAATGCGATCCAGCCGGGCAAGCGGATGCTCTCGGCGATGTCACCGACGGTGGTGCTGGATGCGCAGGGGACGGTGCAGATGGTGGCCGGCGCCGCCGGCGGCCCGCGCATCATCTCGGCCACCAGCCAGGTGATCCTGAACGTGATCGAGTTCGGCATGCCGCTGGCCGATGCCATGCGCGCCCCGCGCATCCACAACCAGGCCCTCCCCGACGAGCTGCGCCTCGAGACGAACGGCTTTCCCGCCGCCACCGTCGACTCGCTCCGCGCGATGGGGCACACCGTCGGCTTCCTCGGCGGCATCGCGAACGTCAACGCCATCCGCCGCGTGAAGGGCGGCTGGCACGGGGTCTCCGAGCCGCGCGCGTTCGGCGCTGCGATCGGCTACTAGCAACAGCTACTGCAACTGCTTCGACGCAAAGACGCAAAGGGCGCGAAGGACGCGAAGAGTACGCGCGTAGGGCAGCGGCTGGTGCAGCTCCAGCATCGAAATCGAGGGGAACTGCTCTGCAGTCGCAGTTCCCCTCAAGTACCCGCGCTGAAAGGCTCAGCGACCCTCGCCGTGGGAAAGACCCTTTGCGTCCTTCGCGCCCTTAGCGTCTTTGCGTCGAAGCAGTTGCAGTCAGCGGATGCGTGCGACCTCGAGCCGGGCGCCCGTGTCGTCGCGGACGCCCATGTAGACGATGCCGGGGCCGAAGCCGGCGATGACGCGGCCGAAGGGGAATGCGACACGGTCGACGAGCACGCCCTGCCGGTTGACGACGTCGTACACCGGGCCGCCGGCGTGCACCTTGCTCGTGCGGATCCAGAGGTTGCCATCGAGGTCGGCGCGGGTGGCGCCGGTGCCGAAGGCGGGGCGGTAGTCGGGGAGCTCCGACGGCGGGATCATGTTCACCGAGGGCATGGACAGCTGCATCGGCGGGCCACCGGCCGGCGGAGCGCCGCCGCCGCCAGGTGGGCCACCCTCGAAGCGCATCACCATCCCACCGCCACCGCCACCGCCACCACCACCACCACCCGGCGGGCCGCCAGCGCCCGCGGCCACGACGACATTCCCGCCACCGTTCGCCATCGCGCGGGCACGCATCGCCTCCATCGCCGTCTTCGCGGAATCGAGGAACACCACCTTCTGCTCATCGCTCAGGCGCTGCCACTCGAACGGGATCTTCGGTGTGCTGGTCCGCGACCCATCCGGGGCGAGCCAGTCCACGTGGTAGTCCGCGCCGCGCACCACGGCGAGGGTGCCATCGGGCAGCAGCGTCCAGTCGTCCACCACCGGCATGGGGTTCATCACCATCGTCACCGAGATGCGGCCGTTGTCCCCCTGCGTGACACTGGCGCGCGTCTTCGGGATCTTGAAGAAGCTGGCGGTGTCCAGCGTGCGCGTGCCGAGCGCCACGCGCAGGATCGGCGCCGAGTCGGGCTGTTCCGGCACGCGGAAGGTGCGTTCGCCGCCGGTGAGCGGCGGCGGCATGGTGGGCAGCGTGAAGCCACGATAGACGATGCGCCCGTTGCTGTCGAAGCCCGGCGTGCCGAACGGTCCACCGACCATGAACTGCGCATCGTTGGGGCGCGGCACGGCCATCACCCGGGCGACCTTGCCGCCACCATCGATCACGAGCATCGACAGGGAGGCGGGGTCGACGAACAGCGAGGAGTCGCCGCGGTATGGAATCAGGCCGCCGGCGCGTGCACCGTAGGCATTGGCGGTGGCGGCGGTGGTGTCGGCGACGATGGCCTCACGCGCGAACGCGGAGTCCAGCAGCACGAGCTGCCGGCGCGTGATGTCGTTCACCAGCACGCGGCCGCCGGGAAGCGGGCGCACCGCCGAGACGCTGCCGAGGACATCGGCGGGTGACACGCGCGTGACCGGCCCGAGCGCGCGGACCGGTGGCAGCGCCTGCGCGGCGACGGTGACACTCGCGACGGTGGTGAGCAGCGCGAGGCGCCGCGCCGTGCGACGGGAATGGAGCATCATGGGTGCAGCACCTGGAGCGGGGGCGAGGAGGTCAACGGATGATGATGGTCTGGCCACCACCACCCTGGGGAATGTTCATGCCGCCGCCCATGAATCCGCCACCGAACTCGCTGCCACCCACGGTGCCGGACCGGATGGAGGCGAGGTAGCGGAGGTCGAGGTGGCTGGCGACGAGGGTGGGCAGCCGGCGCCGCTGGTCTGCCGTCAGCAGGCCGCGCACGGCCGGCGCGAGCACGCGCAGCGCGTCGATCGACGCCTCGCGCGCGCGCTTGTACTGCCCGAAGGCGATGTCGTGATCGTAGCGGTCGTCCAGGCGCGCGAACTCCCGCACCACCGGCGCCCAGATCTGGCTCAGCCGGATGGTGTAGCTGCGGTTCATCGTCGCGATGCTGTCGGCCTGCAGCGCCGTGAGCTGGAGTGAGTCGGACTGGCGGAGGATCTGCGCCATGGGATTGATGGTCACGCCACCGCCGCCGTACATCGCCTGGAGCTGCGGCTCGGGAGCCTTCTGGCCAGGGGTGCGCCGGCCGCGGTCGAGCTGCTGCGTGAGCACCTGGCGTTCGCGCGACGGGCCGAGGTCGAAGCGCATCAGCGCGGTCACGGTGACCGGGGCCCGGAACGTGGTGACCGCCGGTCGCGTGGCCCCGAAGCGCTGGTTCACCTCGTAGCGGAAGGTCCGCGTGCCGGGATCGAAGCCGCGCACGTACAGCAGCGTGGCATCCGGCTGCGCTGGCTGCCCCCAGCCCCGCAGCTTGCCGGAGCCGTGCAGGAGCAGGTCGGCGGCACCGAGCGGGTTGCTCACCTGCAGGGAGAGTGTCGCGCGCTGCGGCAGGCGCAGCTTGAGGGGGTTGAACGACAGGCTGAGGAAGGCGTTCTGCGTCCATGCCCCGCGGCAGCTGTTGCGCGCGGCCAGGGTCCCGAGCTGCCGGGTGAGGCAGTCGCGCGCGTCGGCACCGGCACCGGCCAGCAGCGCGCCCATGTCGGCGGCCAGCTGGCCACCGGTCGAGGGGGCAAAGACGAAGGCGCGGTCGTTCTGGAGCCCATCGCCGTTCACGTCGCCGCCCACCACCGGCGTGTACGGGCTGCCGGAGCGGATGCTGCCGAACCAGGCCAGCCGCACGGTGTTGAACGCGTTGTAGCTCAGCGAGTACTGCCACTGGTGCCGCGTGTCGAAGCCGGAGCGCGACCACTCGATGGCCCGCGGGTCGCCGGTGGTGCTCTGGAAGCCACGGTACTGCTCGCGCACGTTGCCGTACACGTACGCCAGGCTCCATTGCACGCGCGTGTTGAACGTCGACGGGCTGAGTCGCACGCTCACCTGCCGCGACTCGCTGCGCAGGTCGGAGCGGTTCGCGTTCACCACGTTGAACAGCTGCGACACGCGTGAGTCGCGCGGGGCAGCGGCACCGGTGGCCGGGTCGATGCTCGCGACCGGGACGAACACCGGACGCCCCGCCTCCTCGGCCAGCGAGAAGCCCGTCTCGCCGGCGAAGTTCAGGTCGAACGTGCCCGGCTGGTTCAGGTTGCGCGAGTAGGTGAGGTCGATGCTGGCATTGAAGCGGTTGCGCAGCACGGGACCGTTCCACTGGAGGTTCGAGCGCAGGCTGCGCGTCGCGTTCCAGCCTGCGTCGAACAGCGTCACGTTCGGCGCGATGCTCGAGAACGACGTGGGCTGCAACCCGTCGGCACACAGCACCGGGATGGTGGACGGGTCGGTGAGCCAGGTGCCCCACTGCGGCACCGGCGCGGCGGCGCCGAAGCAGCCAAGCTGCTGCACCGCGCTGGCGAGCCCGGTGTTGTCCAGCGCCTGGCCGAGGAGCGTGGCCTGTGGCGTGTTCTGGAACACGCCCGCACCGCCCCGCACCACCGCCCGCGGGCCGCGCACCGCGCCGTCGAAGCCGCCGATCTGCGGTGCGGTGCCGTACGTCCAGCTGAAGCCGACCCGCGGGCTCACGTACACGCGGTTCGGGACTGCGGTGTTCCGCGTGCCGAAGAGGCGCTCGATGTCGGCGTTCGCCGCCGGCCCGCGATCGAACCGGTTGGCATCGACGCGCACGCCGTACTGCACCTGCAGGTCGTTGCTGCGGCGCCAGGCATCACCGAGCGACATGGCGGCGACCACCTGTCCCCCGCTCCGCAACCGCGGTTCGAGCTGTCGCGTGTACGACACGGCGCGTCCCGCCTCGAGGTCGGCGAGCGAGTTGAAGCTGTAGGTGCCGAACCGGTTCGTGGTCTGGTCGATGCGGAAGATGTCGCGCCGCAGTTCACTGGTGAGCTTCACGCGGTGCCGGCTCGAGCGCGAGAACCACGACAGGGTGTTGAGCACCCCGGTGCTGGCGTTCTCCTGGCTCGTGGCGAGGAAGGGGTTGCCGCCGAACGACAGCAACCGCAGCCCCTCGGTGCCGTCGGACAGCGCCGAGTTCACGCGCACCGTCGCATTCGGCAGCTCGAGGAAGCTGGTGCCGGCGTTGCGCGAGGCGCTGAGGTTGACGTTGGTCTCGGTGAGGATGCCGCTGCTGAAGTACGCGGAATGCCTGGCGGCCAGCCCGCCGTTCCAGTTGGTGCGCTCGCCACTGTGCGACGGCAGCTCGGTCACGGAGCCGCTCACCGGCGAGGTACGGTTCCAGGAGGCGTTGCCGGTGATGGTGAACGCCTGGCCGGTGCGTGACCCGGGGGGCGCGACGTTGATGGAGCCGAACAGCAGCCCCTGGTCGCCGTGCCGCACCTGCGGATTCCCGGCCGGCCGGGCCGGGATGCCGAGCGCCGACAGGATGCCCAAGAGCCGCGTCGCCGAATCAGGCGAGACACCACTCGTCAGCAGGCCGTCGGCGCCGGTGTTGAGCAGCGTGCGCAGGTCGTTGCTGCGGCGGCCCAACTGGTACGAGAGGTTGTAGAACGCCTTGTCGGGGCGGATCGGGCCGGCGACCAGCCCGCCGAGCGACAGGTTGCTGAACTCCTGCCCCAGCGCGCGCGCCGACGCGTCGGTGTACTGCAGCGCCGGTGCGTCCACGTTCAGGCTCGTGGAGCGCACCTTGAAGTTCGAGCCCCCCGACGTGCGGAGCTGGAACTGCGCGCCGCTGAATCCGCCGCGTGACACGTCGTAGGGTGAGGTGGCGAGCGCGCTCTGGATGCCGGCATCGCGCGGCAGGTTCGCGCCGCCGAAGCTCTGCCCGTTGAGCGTGGTGTTGTTCTGGTCGGGCGTGAGCCCCAGCACCGAGAACCCCGACGGATCACCCTCGGCGCCAGGCACCATCGTCACGCCGGGGAGCGACGCCGCCATCGCGGCGAGGTCTCCCGCCTGTCCTGCGGCGACGTTGCCGCCATTGACGCTCCGTTCGCTGCCACCGATGTCGGGGGTCCGGTCGTCGCGCGTGGCGCGCGGCCGGTCACCGATCACGCGCACCTCGTCGAGCTGCGCGACGGTGCGCGAGAGTCGTGCGTCGGCGAGCAGCACCTCCTGGTCCGCCGTGCGCTTCACCTCGAACCGCTTCGGCGCGAAGCCGAGCGCCGTCACCGTCACGAAGTAGTCGCCCTCGCCGCCCGGAAAGGTGATCGTGAACCGGCCGCGCGTGTCGGTGCGCGCGCTGCGATTGACGTACCCGGAGAGCGAGGTGGCGGTGACGCGCGCACCGGCGATCGGGATCGAGTCCGGGCCCGTGACCAGGCCGCGGATCACATCGAGCTGCTGGGCGCCTGCCGGCAGCGCGAACGTCATCGACAGCACGGCAATCCAGGACAGCGCGAGGTGGCGAAGACGCACGGAATCGGTCGGGCGAGGGAGGGGTGCACCGGGGGCGGAACTCCCCGGACCGGCCATCAGACGCCGGTGCCAGCCGGACGGTTTACTCCGGCACCGGAAACCAAGCACGGTCGGGCGGCCGGCGCATCCGCGCCCCCCGCGTCGCGCGCCCGGCGCGACTGGTGCCGAACGCAACACGCCCGCATCTGCAGGGGCAGACACGGGCGCGCGGGAGACTTGTCCGCCGGCCGATGGTGGCCGGACCGGCAGGGCGCCGTCGGAAGCGGTGTGGTCTCAGTGCGGGCCGGTCAGTTCCGCACCGTCATGGGAGCACCGAGGCGCACGGTCAGCGCCGAGCCCTCGGGCAGGCAGGCGAGGCGATCCCCGGTGACCGCAGCCGCCACGGCGCCGGCGGCACCACCCGCGGCGGCGCCGACGACCGTGCGCTGCGCACGGCTGCCGCCACCCACGATGTTGCCGATCACCGCACCGGCCGCCGCGCCGATGGCCACCTTCCGGCCGTCGCCGCCCTTGCGCTCCATCACCACCGCGCTCGTGCTCACCTCACCACTGGCCGTGAAGGTGTCCCCACCGAAGGTGATGTTCCGGACGTCGAACGCGAGCTCCGCGGCGTCACCCTGTGAGGCCGAGGTCTTCGCCTTCGTCACGACCAGCCCGACGCGCGCACCGGCGGGGATGCTGACGCCGTTGCTGGCGTCGATCGGCGACGACGTGGTGGCAGTGACGCGATCACCGACGGCCACCGTGTTCGAGCAGACCTTCGCGCCGCTCGTCACCGTGAAACTGGTGCCCGCCGCGACGGTGCCGGTCGCGCGAACCGGCTCGGGTGCGGGCGTCGGCGCGGGCGCGGGGGTCACGGCCGGCGCCGGTGTCGACGGCGCGCGTGACGGAACCGGCGTGCGCACCGGGGCCTTCGTCACCGGTGCCCTCGTCACCGGCGCCGTGGCGGGATCGGGCTCGGCGCGCTCCAGCGGCGCACGACCTGCCGTGAGCGGCGCCTGCGCGGTGGGGGCATCCACCGGCGGCACCGTGGACATCGCCGTCGCAGTGTCGGCGAACGCCGGCCGCGCCGCGGAATCCGTCGTCAGTGCCACGTCACGCGACGCGTCGTCTGCGCGGCCCCGGTCGCCGCAGGCCGCCAGTGTCAACAGGGCGACCGCCGTCAGCGGACGCATGGCGCGTGGAATAAGTTCAGTGGATCGCATGTTGTCTCCTTGTGCAGATGGTCGCGCCACGACGGGTGTGGCCCTGTCGTCGTCACGCCATCCGTCCTGATGAGCAAGCCTCGTACCAGCAGTCTCCGTGCCTTGCGTGCACTGGTGCCGTTTGTTCGCACGTATCGCGCACGCATGGCGCTTGGCCTGGCGTGCGTGATCGGATCGAGCGCGATTGCCAGTGCCATCCCGTGGCTGCTGCGCCGTGCGGTGGACGATCTGCAGGCGGGTGCCCCGCCACGCGACCTGTACGACATCGCGGCGGCCATGGTCGGCATCACCCTCGTCACGGGTGTGCTCA
This is a stretch of genomic DNA from Gemmatimonadaceae bacterium. It encodes these proteins:
- a CDS encoding carboxypeptidase regulatory-like domain-containing protein codes for the protein MRLRHLALSWIAVLSMTFALPAGAQQLDVIRGLVTGPDSIPIAGARVTATSLSGYVNRSARTDTRGRFTITFPGGEGDYFVTVTALGFAPKRFEVKRTADQEVLLADARLSRTVAQLDEVRVIGDRPRATRDDRTPDIGGSERSVNGGNVAAGQAGDLAAMAASLPGVTMVPGAEGDPSGFSVLGLTPDQNNTTLNGQSFGGANLPRDAGIQSALATSPYDVSRGGFSGAQFQLRTSGGSNFKVRSTSLNVDAPALQYTDASARALGQEFSNLSLGGLVAGPIRPDKAFYNLSYQLGRRSNDLRTLLNTGADGLLTSGVSPDSATRLLGILSALGIPARPAGNPQVRHGDQGLLFGSINVAPPGSRTGQAFTITGNASWNRTSPVSGSVTELPSHSGERTNWNGGLAARHSAYFSSGILTETNVNLSASRNAGTSFLELPNATVRVNSALSDGTEGLRLLSFGGNPFLATSQENASTGVLNTLSWFSRSSRHRVKLTSELRRDIFRIDQTTNRFGTYSFNSLADLEAGRAVSYTRQLEPRLRSGGQVVAAMSLGDAWRRSNDLQVQYGVRVDANRFDRGPAANADIERLFGTRNTAVPNRVYVSPRVGFSWTYGTAPQIGGFDGAVRGPRAVVRGGAGVFQNTPQATLLGQALDNTGLASAVQQLGCFGAAAPVPQWGTWLTDPSTIPVLCADGLQPTSFSSIAPNVTLFDAGWNATRSLRSNLQWNGPVLRNRFNASIDLTYSRNLNQPGTFDLNFAGETGFSLAEEAGRPVFVPVASIDPATGAAAPRDSRVSQLFNVVNANRSDLRSESRQVSVRLSPSTFNTRVQWSLAYVYGNVREQYRGFQSTTGDPRAIEWSRSGFDTRHQWQYSLSYNAFNTVRLAWFGSIRSGSPYTPVVGGDVNGDGLQNDRAFVFAPSTGGQLAADMGALLAGAGADARDCLTRQLGTLAARNSCRGAWTQNAFLSLSFNPLKLRLPQRATLSLQVSNPLGAADLLLHGSGKLRGWGQPAQPDATLLYVRGFDPGTRTFRYEVNQRFGATRPAVTTFRAPVTVTALMRFDLGPSRERQVLTQQLDRGRRTPGQKAPEPQLQAMYGGGGVTINPMAQILRQSDSLQLTALQADSIATMNRSYTIRLSQIWAPVVREFARLDDRYDHDIAFGQYKRAREASIDALRVLAPAVRGLLTADQRRRLPTLVASHLDLRYLASIRSGTVGGSEFGGGFMGGGMNIPQGGGGQTIIIR
- the ggt gene encoding gamma-glutamyltransferase, which translates into the protein MLLPPSTRRSLAAVAAALLAASCRAPQPAGPAPAPIPAPPAAVVTGAREDSVRRDPVVFADGWRFATNAPATFAEHGMVSSNAPLASAAGAEVMKQGGNAVDAAVATGFALAVVWPEAGNIGGGGYMVIQMADGRRDVVDYREVAPLAASRDMYLKPDGTTDGSIIGWRSSGVPGAVAGLLAAHAKYGRLPRAQVMAPALRMARDGFVIDSGLNTSISRSRALITRFAGRSVFLPGDSVPAIGSTFRQPVLARTLEAIARDGADVYYRGWIADSIAAEEQRGGGIITKADLAGYTPRWRKPLVWTYRDYTLVGMPPSSSGGVTMAETMNIIEHERRMPAFGSVAYLHLMGEAYQRAFIDRNSKLADPDFFPVPMAQLTSKDYAARLFGQIDRTKATPTPVTTAQMAEAIHTTHYSVVDGDGSAVATTTTLNNSWGSGVYLASVGFMMNDEMDDFAVQPGKANMFGLVQGEANAIQPGKRMLSAMSPTVVLDAQGTVQMVAGAAGGPRIISATSQVILNVIEFGMPLADAMRAPRIHNQALPDELRLETNGFPAATVDSLRAMGHTVGFLGGIANVNAIRRVKGGWHGVSEPRAFGAAIGY